A part of Pectinatus sottacetonis genomic DNA contains:
- a CDS encoding alpha/beta hydrolase, with the protein MKNYYKYVYLLTGIIIGCFIMANIVGAIIGNTLYLMFNKQHVDRLVPVLADYSQNVDRIKKYEAEKKWERVTITTNDGYVMVGTYIKNSVPTDKAVLVMHGIYQNRSMSIDYVPIYLKLGFNVLLIDLRGHGESKGQMTWGKKEVTDIDAWMAFLKNQKKNNIIGIQGISLGASYALLHSGSNPPIQAAFYVEDSAYDDLSHIYHEKFRSFLQVQKNDFIINMLWFYCQLSMYWHTGGTMAELSPLSAVHKAKSPILFLHGGADELVPTTSMQKLYDACSSYKESHIFADSPHAVSIEKNPREYYDVLRKFLYDSNII; encoded by the coding sequence ATGAAAAATTATTATAAGTATGTATATCTTTTAACAGGAATAATTATTGGTTGTTTTATAATGGCAAATATTGTCGGGGCAATTATTGGAAATACACTTTATCTGATGTTTAATAAACAGCATGTTGACCGTTTGGTCCCGGTACTAGCTGATTATTCCCAAAATGTTGACAGAATTAAGAAATATGAAGCAGAGAAAAAATGGGAAAGAGTGACAATAACAACGAATGACGGCTATGTAATGGTAGGAACTTATATAAAAAATTCAGTACCTACAGATAAGGCAGTGCTTGTAATGCATGGCATATATCAAAACAGGTCTATGTCTATTGACTATGTGCCAATTTATCTGAAACTGGGTTTTAATGTGCTGCTCATTGACTTGCGGGGACATGGTGAGAGCAAGGGCCAGATGACATGGGGCAAGAAAGAAGTAACCGATATTGATGCATGGATGGCGTTTTTAAAAAATCAAAAGAAAAACAATATAATAGGAATTCAAGGTATATCTCTAGGAGCATCATATGCTTTGCTGCACAGCGGTTCAAATCCACCGATACAGGCGGCGTTTTATGTTGAGGACAGTGCATATGATGACTTATCGCATATTTATCATGAAAAGTTCAGATCATTTTTGCAGGTACAGAAAAATGACTTTATTATTAATATGTTGTGGTTTTACTGCCAGCTTTCTATGTATTGGCATACCGGTGGAACGATGGCTGAGCTTTCTCCTTTGAGTGCAGTACATAAAGCGAAAAGCCCAATATTATTTTTACATGGGGGGGCAGATGAACTGGTGCCGACAACTTCAATGCAAAAATTATATGATGCCTGCTCATCTTATAAGGAATCACATATTTTTGCAGATTCGCCGCATGCCGTTTCGATTGAGAAAAATCCAAGAGAATATTATGATGTATTAAGAAAATTTCTCTATGACAGCAATATTATTTAG